The Diaminobutyricimonas aerilata nucleotide sequence ACCGCACGAAGTAGTGGTTCGACGTGTAGATCGGACGCTCGTTCACGACGCGGCCCGGCATGGGGGCGTCGATGAAGTTGCCGTTGCCGGTGTAGATGCCGACGTGTCCGCCGCCGTCCGTGATGACGAGGTCGCCCGGAAGCGCGTCGGCCGGCGCGATCTTCGTGCCGTTGGCTCCCTGGCGGGCCGAGGAGTGCGGCAGCGAGATGCCGAACTGCGCGTACACGTACATCGTGAGGCCGGAGCAGTCGAAGCCGGCCGGGGTCGCGCCGCCGTAGACGTAGGGGACGCCGAGGTACTGGCGGGCGACGTTGACGACCTGGTTGCCGTCGAAGCTCGGGTAGGGCGGGTTCGCGAGGAAGTCGGATGCGCCGGGTCCGCTGTAGGAGGCGAGCTGCGTGCGCTGCTGCTCGCGCTGGGCGGCGATCTGGCGGGCCTGTTCGGCGGCGCGCGCCGCGGCGAGCTCCTCCGGGGTGGTCGCGGTGAAGTTGTCGCGGGTGGCGACGTTCGCGGCGGCGTCGGCCGGCACGATCACGTTCTGCGAGTTCGACTCGCGGAACTCGGCGGCCGCGGCATCCGATTCGGCGTTCGCCGTCGTGGTGGTGCTGAACGCGTAGGCCGGGAGGGCCAGCGTGGCGACCAGGCCGGTGGCCAGGGTCATCACGGCCACGTTCTTGGCGACGCCCTTGCGGGTGGACTTCGCGGTCACGGGGGTGGTCTTCTTCAGGTCGCCCGCCGGTCGGCGCGGTTCCATGGCTCGGGTCAAGAGGGAGTCTCCAGGCCTCAGCAGCTCTAGGGAGCCACCCCATCCAATCGTGTCGAGTTCACGTCGCGACCCGGGAGATGAGCGGATGAGGCATCCCGGACCCGGTCCTGTCGGCCGTGTGCTGGCCTGTAGGACTCCCCCACGCTACGTGAAGGTAACGAAATTGTCACGCCCGTACCCCGATTGACCCCCGAACGGGGCGTCGGTCCTCCTTGAGGAGGACAGGCGATCCGGGATGCGGCAGGGCCGAAAGTCCCGGAATCCCGCGGAATCCTGCCGGGTCGCGCGAGCTCGAGCGACTTCCCGTCCCATAGTGCGGGTGAAACGCGTCCGCACCCGCAATTCGCGACGGGAACTCGGGCGCGACGCGGCGACGGAAGGACCCGGCGAGCGCCGTGACCGGCGCCGACGCTCAGGCGGCGAGGTAGATGTGCGTCGCGACCTCGACGGGCAGCTCGAGCCCGGACTCGACGCCGTCGACCTGCACGAGCACGTAGGTGCCGGCGGCGGAGACGCGGGCGGTCGCGCCCGGCTTGACGCCCGCATCCTGCAGCTGCTGCAGCAGCTCGGGGTCGAACTGCACCGGCTCACCGAGGCGGCGGATGACGCCGACGGCTCCGTCGGGCGACTGGGCCACCACCCGGGTGAGGCTGATGACACCGTCCATGAAGCGCGGGGTGGGGCTGTCGCCGAGCTCGTCGAGGCCCGGGATGGGGTTGCCGTACGGCGACTCGGTGGGGTGGTTCAGCATCTCGAGCAGGCGGCGCTCGACCTGCTCGCTCATCACGTGCTCCCAGCGACACGCCTCTTCGTGCACGTACGCCCAGTCGAGGCCGATCACGTCGGCGAGGAGGCGCTCCGCGAGGCGGTGCTTGCGCATCACGTGGGTCGCCTTGCGGCGACCGTCCTCGGTGAGGGCCAGGTGGCGGTCGCCTTCGACGACGACGAGGCCGTCACGCTCCATGCGGCCGACGGTCTGCGACACGGTCGGGCCCGAGTGCCCGAGACGCTCCGAGATACGGGCGCGCAGCGGAACGATGTTCTCCTCCTCGAGATCGAGGATCGTGCGCAGGTACATCTCGGTCGTGTCGACGAGATCCGTCATCGGTGCCCTCCCTCTGGCGTCGTCACAGCCTACCCAATTGAGGGTCGCCTTACCTGATAACGATTCTCGCCTGTGCGCCATTCCGAATTGACAGCGGTTCACGAAGCGCGCTAGTTGTTAACGACAATCGTTTTCAATACGGCGTGCCGCCGTGCTTGCAGTAGAGAGTCCGCCATGTCCGAGGGTCGACGCCGTGCCCTGTCATCCCGCGCCGCCGCGACGATCGCCGCCGCTCTCGTCGTCGGGGCGGGCGCGTCCGCCCCGGTGCACGCGGTCGGGCTGCCCGACGTGAACGCCCACGGGGCCGTCGTGCTGAACGGCGGCACTCTCACCCTCGCGTCCACTCTCGAGGGCGGCCACCTCTCGACCCGGGTCGAGACCACGGATGCACGACACTGGGCGCCCGAGAACGTCATCGTGCACGCTCCGCCGAGCACCGCCACGACCGTCGGCGCCGAGCAGCCGCACCTCGGGGATCCGGGGACGCCGATCTGGACCCTGCCGTCGGAGCCGACCGTCGACGCCCCCACCCTGGGCTGGAGCATCGCGGGCGCGACCGCCCACGAGGACGTGCTCTGGACGCTCGAGGCCGCCGAGGGTGCCGGTGACGTCGTGCTGACGGCGCAGCCGGCGAGCACCGAACCCCTCTTCTCGACCCGCGACGGTGTCGACGACACCGATGCGTTCCCGATCCCCGCCGGCACGACGGCGGCGGGGCCGTGGGCGTTCACCGCCGAGGGCGTCTACTGCCTCTCGTTCACCCGCTCGGTCACCCCGACCGGCGGGACGACCACGACCGACGCCTTCCCCCTCACGATCGCGGTCGGCGATGTGGACGTGGACGGCATCGACCCGGCCGACTGCACCGCGGAGGAGCCGCCGGTCGAGGAACCGACGGACCCCGTCTGGGACGTGCCGAACGGCGCGGTCAACGCCGCCGGTGCCACCGTGCTCAACGACGGGCACGTCGACGTCGCCGCACTCGTCGACGGCGGCGCGCTCGTCACCCGCGTGAAGGACACGACCGAGTCGTCCACCCCGACCTGGCGCGACCCGGACGCGACGGTGCTGCAACTGCTGCCCGGCTCGCGGACCACCGTGCCCGACCTGCCGGCGTTCTCGTTCCTCGGGGTGCCGGGTGCCGACCTCTGGCAGCTCTCCCACATCCAGCAGCCGGGTCTGTTGTGGCCCGGCTGGTCGACGGAGGCGATCCCGGCCGGCTCCCTGGCGGGCGGGGTCAGCTGGGCGCTCACGGGGGCCGACGGACCGGGCGATTTCCTGCTCTACCAGCCCTCGGCGCAACTGGGCGCGGTCGACGTGCTGTTCTCCACCCGCGACGGCATCACGGCCGCCGACGGCTTCGCCATCCCGCAGGCGACCCACGCGCACGGCGCGTGGTCGTTCACCGCCGAGGGCGACTACTGCCTCGCCTTCCAGCGAGCCGCGACTCTGCCTTCCGGCGCCGTGGTGCGGGACGACTTCACCCTCGCCGTCGCCGTCGGCACGGCCGACGTCATGGGCCTCGACCCCGCGGATTGCGCCGATCGCGTCGGTGGCGATCCCGGATCGACTCCCCCGCCGCCCGCGCCGGGGCCCGCCCCGCAAACGCCGGACGCGACGGCTCCGGTGCGCGAGGTGCCCGCCGCACAGTGCACGGCGAGCGCCACGATCCTCTCCGCCGGTCACATCGACTACGCCTCCCGGATCGTCGACGGCGGGCTGCGCTCCCTCATCGGCGACGACACCTCGGGCACGAAGGTGTACCGCGATCCGGAGGGCGTCATCCTCTGGCTCAAACCGGATGCCCGACTCACCCTTCCCGGCGGTTACGGTGCCGTCGGACCGGCCGGATCCACCGTGTGGCAGGTACCCCAGTCGCAGAACCCGGCGCTCATCTGGCTCGGCTGGAACACCGAGTCGCTCAACTCCGGCAACGCCCGCGGCACCGTCTCGTGGTCGCTCGACCGCGTGCAGGGACCGGGCTCGGTCAAGGTGTACCTCACGGGCGCGTTCGGCGGTGTGCAGACGATGGTGTTCGACGGCGGCGGCCGCTACGAGATCCCGCTCGGCGTGCACGCGCACGCCAACTGGGCGTTCAGCACGGAGGGCGTCTACCGGCTCACGATGACGCAGGCGGTCACCCTGTCCGACGGGCGCCGCACGAGCGACACGAGTACCGTCACCGTCGCCGTCGGCGCCGTCGACCCCGCCTCGGCCGCCGCCGGCACCGCGTGCGGCGCCGTCTCCCGCCCGCTCTCCCTCCCCCACGAGAAGGCCGGCACGCTGCGGTCGGCGTCGCAGGTGTCGGCGGATGCGGCGAGCGCCGACGCCCGCCCGGTGCGCATCGAGCGCGAGGGCGACGACCCGGTCGCCGCCCCGTTCGCCGCGCTCACGAGCGGCGCCCCGGTGCCGCTGCTGCTGAGCGTGCTCGGCGCGCTGCTGCTCGCGGGCGCGGTGTTCACCGGTGCGCTCTGGTGGACCCGGTCGAGCGCGACCCGGTCGGGCGTGAGCCGACGGGCCGCGAGGTGACCCGCCGGATCGCCGTCGCGGCGGCGGGTGCCCTGCTGCTCGCCGGCTGCGCGAGCCCGGCCGCCCTCACCCCCGACGACGGACGGCTGCAGGTGGTCACGACGACGGGACTGCTCGCCGACCTCGTGCGCAACGTCGGCGGCGACCTCGTGCGCGCCGTCGCGCTCGTGCCCGACGGCGCCGACCCCCACGGCTACGAGCCGACCCTGCGCGACGCGGCGGACGCGGCGCACGCCGACGTGGCGTTCAGCAACTACGCCCTGCAGGAGCCGCGGGGCGTCATCCGCACGCTCGAGGCGAATCTGCGACCGCAGGCGACGCACGTCTCGCTCGCGGAGGAGTCCGCGAAGTACGCGGCCGAGCTCATCCCCCTGATCGAGAACGCGAACCTCGACACGATCTGGCTCGGGGTGCGCGCCCAGGGTGCCGGCGCGGCCTACGGGGCCGACCCGTCGTCGGAGGTGCTGTTCACCGTCACCGCCGTCGACGGGCCGGGCGACGTGTTCGCCTACCTGACCGGCACGTTCGGCGACACCGACGTCTACCTCGACTCGAGCGACGGCTTCGACGCGGCGGGCGGCTACCTCGACGACACGATGACGCTGCCGCTCGACGCCCACACGCACCTCTCCTGGGCGTTCACCGAACCGGGCGTCTACACGCTCGACGCGCAGGCGCGCGTGCAGGCCGGGCAGAGCGCACGCCCGGTGCCGGTGGATGAGGCGCGCTTCGTCTTCGCCGTTGGCGTCGACCCGGCGCGCGCACAACGCCCCGACGCGGCCGTGCTCGACTCCGGCCACGCCGACCTCACCGTCGACCTCGACGGCGGACGTCTCGAGGTGCGCTACGACGCGCAGGGCGGCACGACGCGCAGCGCCACGGCGGCGGATGCGCACGGCCACAGCCACGGCGGGGGGATGCCCTTCGCGCCCGACGAGGTCGTCATCGCCGTGCCCTCCCGCGCCCTCGACGAGGTACCGGACGGCCGCCAGTTCGCCTTCCTGGGGGCGCCGGGGTCGCGGCTCTACCAGTTGCCGCAGGCGGTGCTGGGGCGCAACGTGCACGGCGAGATCGATCCGCACCTGCTGCAGAACGTGCGCAACGCGATGGCGTACACGCAGCTGATCCGCGACACCCTCGTCGACGCCGACCCCGAGCACGCGCGGGAGTACCGCGCGAACGCCGACGCGTACCTCGCCGAACTCACCGAGCTCGACGACGACGTGCGCGAGCGCCTCGCCGACATCCCCGAGGAGCACCGCGACGTGGTCACCACCCACGCCGCGTTCGGCTACCTCGCGGACGCGTACGGGTTGCGGGTCGCCGGCACCGTGACCCCGACCCCGTCCGTCGAGGCGTCGCTCGCCGACCGGCGCAAGCTCGCCGAGACGATCCGCACCCTCGAGGTGCCCGCGGTCTTCCTCGAACCGCACCGCGCCGGCCGCACCTCGACCCTCGCCGACATCGCCCGGGGACTCGGCATCGCCGTGTGCCCGCTCTACGGCGACACCCTCGACGGCACCGTCGGCTCCTACATCGAGCTCATGCGGTTCAACGCGGAGAGCCTGCACGACTGCCTCACCCCTGTTCACAGCACCAGCACCGACCCGGAAGCACGATGACCCGCACCCGTTTCCTCACCCGCGCCCTGCCCGCCGCCGCCCTGCTGCTCGCCGCGGCGTCGCTGCTCGCGCCGACCGCCGCATCCGCGACCGGCACCGACCTCGATCAGACCCTCGACGAGAACATGGCGGTGGTGGGCGGCGAGCGCGTGCTCGACGTCGGCCACGTCGACATGGGCCCGAAGTTCGTCGACGGCGAGTGGAGGTTCCTCATCCACGACGACGTCGCCAAGGCCGATGCGAACGCGACGAGCGTGTGGCGCTACCCCGACGAGACGGTGCTGCACGTGAACGACGCATCGCAGCTCACGGTGCCCGACGACCCCGCCTACGCGTTCCTCGGCGCCGAACCGGGTTCGCCGGTGTGGGTGGTGCCGCAGACGCAGAACCCCGACGTCGTCTGGCTCGGCTGGAACACGCAGGACCCGGAGGTCATGCAGAGCATCGACCGCGGCATCACCCTGTCGCTCACCGGCGCGGAGGGACCGGGCACCGTGACGGTCTACCTGCAGTCCGGCTCGTTCGGCGAACCGCAGGTGCTGTGGGACTCGCGTGTGACCGAGCCGCAGGCGGCATGGGTCGACGTCAACACGCACACCCACGCCAACTGGGTGTTCACGCAGCCGGGCGTCTACCTGCTCGAGCTGACCGCCGAGGCGGACCTCGTCGACGGGTCCACCGTCTCCGACACGCAGGTCGTACGGTTCGCCGTCGGCTCGTCCACCCCGCCCGTCGACGCCTTCGCGGCGACGTGGGGCGGCACGGGCGCGGCGGCAGCGGCGGACGCCGACCCGCGGGCCGCGACCGAGCCCGCCGCGGTCCCGGCCGAGGCCGGCAGCGATCCGCTCGTGCCGATCCTGCTCGGGGCGATCGCGGTCGTCGCGCTCGCTCTCGTCGCGGGCATCGTCGTCGCCGTCGTGCGCGGCAACCGCGCCAAGCGCGCGGTGCTCGCGGACCGTGGTGAGGAGTCGGCCGGATGACCGCCGCGCTCACGGTCGAGGCGACCGGGGTCGAGCTCGGCGGCCGGCGGGTGCTGCACGACGTGCGGCTCGAGGTGCGCCGGGGCGAACTCGTCGGTCTCATCGGCCCGAACGGCGCCGGCAAGACCACCCTGCTGCGCACCATCCTCGGACTGGTGCCCGCCGCATCCGGCAGCGTGCGCATCGACGGCGACTCCAGCCGGGCCGGGAGCGCCGCGATCGGATACGTGCCACAGCGGCACGACATCGCCTGGGACTTCCCGATCTCGGTCGCCCACACCGTGCTCTCCGGGCTCACGGGTCGACTCGGACTGCGGCGCCGACCCGGCGTGGCCGAGTGGGAGGCGGTCGCGGACGCGCTCGACCGGGTGCGGATGACCGACCTCGCCGACCGCCCCATCGGTCGGCTCTCCGGGGGGCAGCGGCAGCGCGTGCTCGTCGCCCGGGCGCTCGTGCTGCGTCCCGCCGTGCTGCTGCTCGACGAGCCCTTCACGGGATTGGACATGCCCACGCAGGACCTGCTCTCCGCCCTCTTCGTCGACCTCGCCCGCGAAGGCCGGGCCGTGCTCATGACGACGCACGACCTGCCGTCGGCGCTGCACTCCTGCGACCGCATCGTGCTGCTCAACCGCACCGTCATCGCCTGCGGGACGCCCGCACAGCTCGCCGGCGATCCCGCCGCGTGGATGGCCGCCTTCAGCGTCGGCCGCGACTCCGCACTGCTGCGCATCCTCGAGGCGGCGTGATGAGTCCGCTCGACTTCCTCTCCGACCTCCTCGACCCCGACCTGGCGTTCCTCGGCAAGGCCCTCGCGGTCGCCGTCATGTCGTCGATCGTGTGCGGCGTGGTGGGCACCTTCGTGGTGCTGCGCGGCATGGCGTTCATCGGCGACGCCGTCGCGCACTCCGTCTTCCCCGGGCTCGCGATCGCGTTCGTCGTCTCGGGCAACCTCGTGCTCGGCGGCACGATCGCGGGGGTGCTCACGGCCGTGCTCGTCGCCGTGTTCGCGCAGAACCGTCGCGTGAAAGAGGACTCCGTCATCGGGGTGTTCTTCGTCGGCAGCTTCGCGCTCGGCATCGTGATCCTCGCGCAGGCGCCCGGGTACGCCGGCAGCCTGCAGCAGTTCCTGTTCGGGTCGATCACCGGCATCCCCGACAGCGACCTGCTCGTGGTGGGCGGCATGGGCCTGCTCGTGCTGCTCGTGCTCTCCGCCGTGCACAAGGAACTCGTCGCCGTGAGCCTCGACCGGGAGTCGGCGCGTGCGATGGGGCTGCCCGTGTTCGCGCTGGATCTGGTGCTCTACGTGCTCGTCACCCTCGCCGTGGTGATCAGCGTGCAGACGATCGGCAACATCCTCGTGCTGGCCCTGCTCATCACCCCTCCCGCGACCGCGCGGCTGCTCACCGACCGGCTCGGCGTCATGATGCTGCTCTCCCCCGTGATCGGCGGACTCGGCGCGCTCGTCGGTCTCTACCTCTCGTGGGCGTGGGAGGTGCCCACCGGCGGCACGATCGTGCTCGTGCTCACGGGCGGGTTCCTGCTCGCCTGGTTCCTCGCGCCGCGCGGCCTGCTCGGCAGGCGCCTCGCCCGGCGACGTGCGGATGCGCACACCGAGGACGCGCTCGCACCGGGAGCGGACGACGCCCCTGTGCCGGCGGAGGCGCGCGCATGAACGCCGGCCACCGCGGCCGCACGGGCTGGCTGCTGCCCTCCGCCACCGCGCTGCTCGCTGCCCTCGGCGCAGGTGCGCTCGTGGCCGCGGCTCTCCTCCCCGCCCCGCAGCAGGCGGCCGCGCCGACTCCCGAGCGGAGCGCCCCGACCGACACGGCGCAACCGGTGCCGGAACGGCGGCACGACGCGCAGGCGGCGACACCCGTCGCGGACCTCGCCGACCCGGCATGGCTGGCCCGCACCTCCGTCGCGACGGACATCCCGCCCCGCGCGCTCGCCGCCTACGCCGGCGCCGCGCTGGATGCCGAACAGACCCATCCCGGGTGCGGCCTCGGCTGGAACACCCTCGCCGCGATCGGCCTCGTCGAGTCGGGACACGGCACCCTCGGCGGCGGCGCCCTCGACGGCGACGGTGTCGCGTCGCCGCCCGTCGTCGGCGTTCCGCTCGACGGTCGCGGCGTCGACGCCGTGGCCGACACCGACGGCGGCGCGCTCGACGGCGACGGCACCTGGGATCGCGCCGTCGGACCGATGCAGTTCATCCCGTCGACCTGGGCGTCGACCGCCCGAGACGGGGACCGCGACGGCCGCACCGACATCCACGACCTCGACGACGCCGCCCTCACCGCTGCGGAGCACTTGTGCGACGTGGGCGGCGACCTCACCGAGCCGTCTGCGTGGATCGCGGCGATCGGCGCCTACAACTCCTCCGTTGACTACAACAACCGCGTCGCCGCCGCGGCCGACGACTACGCCGCGCGCGCCTCCGCCTGACCTCCCCCCAGCACCCCGAAGAAAGGAACACCCCCGTGATCACTTCCACCCGAAGGCGGCGGCCCGCCGCCTTCCTCACCGCCGCGGCGGTCGCGGCAGGAGCACTCCTGCTGCCGGCCCTCCCCGCGGCGGCGGCCGACGGACCCGCGCCCCAGCCGCGCGAGCATCGTCTGCTGCAGGACATCCACACCGACGCGATCTCGACCTTCCTCGAGAACGGGCAGCTGTCGCTCGGCACGAAGGCCGACGTGCCCGAGGGCAACGGCACCCGCTTCGCCGCCGACGATGTGTGGTTCCACGTCGATCACGACGCCCGGATGACGGCCCCGGCCGGCATCGAGTTCGTCGCGCCCGCCGGCGCGGAGATCTGGCTCGCGCCCATGACCCAGAACCCGGAGACGATCTGGCCGGGCTTCTCGACGGAGTCGGTGCCGAACAACGCGATCGACGGCAACAACACCACCTTCCGCCTCGTCGACGTCGAGGGACCGGGCAAGTTCGAGCTGTTCACGTTCGGCTCCTTCGGCCAGCCCAACCGCCTGTGGTCGTCGACCGAGGACCTGAAGTCGTTCACCGTGCAGCGCACCCACATGCACGCGAACTGGGCGTTCACGGCGCCGGGCATCTACCGGATCACGATCGAGGGGTTGGTGACCATCGGCGGCATCCCGTCGACGTCGACCGCGACGTACACCTTCGTGGTGGGCGACGCGCCGGTGCTGGCGGAGACCTCGGTCGCGCTCGAGACGTCCGCGACGGACCTCGTGCTCGGCGATCCCCTCACCCTCGACGCGACGGTCGAACCGGCCGCCGTCGACGGGTTCGTGGAGTTCCGCGCCGGCGGGAGCGTGATCGGCCACGAGCGCGTGGCCGACGGACGCGCGAGTCTCACCGTGCCGCAGCTCGGCGTCGGAGTGCACGCGATCACCGCGGCGTTCGTGCCGGAGACCCTGAACCTCGCCACCGCATCCGTGTCGGCGCCCGTGCAGGTCACGGTCACCGAAGAGGCGGGCGGCGACGTCTTCGCCATTCGCGGCATCGCCGAGGCGTACGCGCCCGGCGGCCTGCTGACCGCCCGCGTCGTGGGCGCCACCCTCGACCAGGGTGAGGAGTTCGAATGGCTCATACGTCCGATCGGCGCCTCCCATGGCGGCGACCCCGTCACCGGCACGGGAACCGACGCTTCCGCGGGGCGACTGGAGCTCCCGGTCGACATCTCGCACGACGGTTTCGAGCTCAGCGTGCGGCTCCTCTCCGGCGACCCCGTCGAGCAGCAGACCGTGTGGGTGCCCATCGAGGTGACCCCGGCGGCTCAGGCCGTCACGGCGGTGCTGGAGACGGCGACCCCGACGTACCTCGGCGACCCGTCCGTGCTCGCCATCGACGGTGCACCCGGGGAGGGCGAGAGTCTGCAGCTCGTGTTGAGTTACGGCGGCTTGTGGTACCCCACACCCGACGGCGTGAGGGTCGAGGGCTCGCGCATCGTCGTCGACAGCCCGTTCGCCTTCACGGGTGAGTGGGCGGTGCAGACCGTGCGCGACGGCGTCGCGGTCGCCCAGTCCGCTCCGATCGCGGTCGAGGTGCGCGAGCGCGAGGTTCTGATCGCCGGCGTGCAGGGCGTCTACCGCGACGGGGCGACGCTCCGCGCCACCGGCGAGGTGTACCCGCAGCGGGACGACCTCTACTACGTGTGGCAGTACATGAACCTGAACACCGATCCGTGGACGAACCGCATCGTGAAGGAGGGCTCCGGTGCCGAGGCGCTGAGCGTCGAGATGCCGCTCACCGTCGCTGACGACGACGGGATGCTGTTCCTCATCGCCCACGTGGGCGACGCGGCCGGGCCGATGGTCGGGCAGACCAACGTGCCGGTGCTCGTCTCCGACGCCGACCCCGACACCCAGCTGTTCTTCTTCCAGGGTCTGAGCGGTCACTACCACCAGGGCGGCGCGATCGACCTCGTGCTCGCCGCCGACCCCGCCCTCGCGGAGGGCGACACGGTGGCGTGGGACTGGCGCTGGCCCGGACAGGAGTGGACCACGGTGCCCGGCGCCTCGGGCCTCAAGCACCGCCTCACCGCGGAGCAGGCACTCGACGGCGTCGAGGTGCGGGCGACGCTCGCGTTCGCGGGCGGAGGTGAGCCGATCGTCGCCGAGCCGGTGACGATCCACGTCGACGACCACGGTGCCGCGCCGCGGCAGAAGCTGAGCATCACCGGTCTCGCCGAGCAGTACACCGCCGGTGACGAGGTGACTCTCGATGCGACCGTGACTCCCGCATCCGTCATCGACCGGTACGACTGGTTCGTGCAGCGCGCGGGCGAGAGCACCCCGATGCTGGTCGAGGACCAGCACGACTCGACGCTCACCTTCGCCGCGACCGAGGATCTCGACGGGGCCGCGGTCTTCGCCCGGCTGACCCTGCCCGACGGCACGCCGTACGTGGAGTCGACCCCGGTGTCGCTGAACATCGTCGAGGCGCCGCCGGTCGAGACCGAGATCACCGTCTCGGGCCTCGAGGAGTCGTACACGGCCGGGGACGCACTCACCCTGACCGCCGCGCAGGATCCGGACACCGGCGAGGACCACT carries:
- a CDS encoding choice-of-anchor M domain-containing protein; this translates as MITSTRRRRPAAFLTAAAVAAGALLLPALPAAAADGPAPQPREHRLLQDIHTDAISTFLENGQLSLGTKADVPEGNGTRFAADDVWFHVDHDARMTAPAGIEFVAPAGAEIWLAPMTQNPETIWPGFSTESVPNNAIDGNNTTFRLVDVEGPGKFELFTFGSFGQPNRLWSSTEDLKSFTVQRTHMHANWAFTAPGIYRITIEGLVTIGGIPSTSTATYTFVVGDAPVLAETSVALETSATDLVLGDPLTLDATVEPAAVDGFVEFRAGGSVIGHERVADGRASLTVPQLGVGVHAITAAFVPETLNLATASVSAPVQVTVTEEAGGDVFAIRGIAEAYAPGGLLTARVVGATLDQGEEFEWLIRPIGASHGGDPVTGTGTDASAGRLELPVDISHDGFELSVRLLSGDPVEQQTVWVPIEVTPAAQAVTAVLETATPTYLGDPSVLAIDGAPGEGESLQLVLSYGGLWYPTPDGVRVEGSRIVVDSPFAFTGEWAVQTVRDGVAVAQSAPIAVEVREREVLIAGVQGVYRDGATLRATGEVYPQRDDLYYVWQYMNLNTDPWTNRIVKEGSGAEALSVEMPLTVADDDGMLFLIAHVGDAAGPMVGQTNVPVLVSDADPDTQLFFFQGLSGHYHQGGAIDLVLAADPALAEGDTVAWDWRWPGQEWTTVPGASGLKHRLTAEQALDGVEVRATLAFAGGGEPIVAEPVTIHVDDHGAAPRQKLSITGLAEQYTAGDEVTLDATVTPASVIDRYDWFVQRAGESTPMLVEDQHDSTLTFAATEDLDGAAVFARLTLPDGTPYVESTPVSLNIVEAPPVETEITVSGLEESYTAGDALTLTAAQDPDTGEDHWHWFIRAAGSEEFVVIPGQATATLTRTVSEADDGAAIIARLYGHDHAVIGESEPVVLNVEPVDPGPGPGEPGPDAKPTGAPAPRTAADVDGYAEGGLALDSATVKQGQVLTVGLGEERAGEWTAAWLLSTPTLLGGDWAQADSAGALTVRIPEDAEVGAHRLAVFDAEGELVGWASLTVTAADGTVPTGTLAQTGGELRPELLVLPLLFGVIGTLLLLRRRASTR